A region of Myxococcus stipitatus DSM 14675 DNA encodes the following proteins:
- a CDS encoding ATP-binding sensor histidine kinase, translating to MLELPGYQDVRRIYRGHRYEVFRAWAPGGEARVLKVVREGPLAESSSGLLRHEHLMLSELRDISGVARVVGLDVIAGLPALILDDAGPHDLREWLRRGALDVDIFLELAIDLAMSLGALHRQHVIHRDLNPANLVVAPGGRRLVMIDFDLATRVQGLVRWAGIPGGFEGTLRYIAPEQTGRMSRRVDHRADLYALGATFYEMLTGEPPFVSADAAELVHALLAQPPVPPVDKNPNLPVLLSDVVLRLLAKVPEERYQSAEALAEDLREIQRRWRGPGTPMAFELGRYDLARELGLPDRLYGRERERALVDAALTRARAGAREWVMLAGASGSGKTSLALSLREQVGPGRFLSGKSPELKGQTPYASLVEAVRGLVVSVLEQPPDAVDAWRQRLQAALGTQGRVLTELVPELERLIGEQPPIVPLGPREAGSRFLLVLQSFFRDLATADEPLVVFLDDLQWADAATLELLTRLSTDAELHHLLLLGAYRPGEWGPSHPLARLLASLSDAGDGPRKVELSPLDLPALTALCSDTLRCDAERARPLASLVLEKTAGNPFSVGHFLRHLHRTGLLTYDLEEGSWSWDLARIEQAEVTDNVVELMLDSIRQLPGRTQRLLTVAACMRGQVDLWLLARVVGAPVEDTAGALWSAVRAGLLVPEGRGPRFQPPHPEPTPEGLTVRQATYRFAHDRVRHAAYSLLSEEERQSLHRALGRHLWESATGAEAEQRVCEVADHFHLGGDVVSSARERQWLSELNQRAGRKVRDASAFEAALAYLMRARSLLPEDAWSTQPRLMMRLHQDAAECAQLTGDRLLSERLIDTAMAHAVSPLDRADLYVLRMNASILARDHTAALQHAREGLRLFGVELPVGDATKAWQAELPQVEARWKACSEEELLSLPLMSQESDVGCMRLLMNAGIAAWFSDPPMFSFIYTRMLSLTMKSGNSVYSAFAYVCFGLISGEARRDYAAGHPFGHLGMELSRRIADPREECRVLAAFLFYMRHWREPLRSAIPLLRRGIAAGLESGEPQYVAYLLASTSFTRLRLGTELDRVHAEVEAALAFDRKSGQRAMADLQLAVRQAVRCLQGRTRERQSYDDATFDTCAFLEQAKSDPTILGQYFILRLQTSYLLGDLAGAREMLRAAEPHLRFMPSLFNVTEHAFFGALVQSAGGDSGTEVERRARRAQVEEAWLRFRHWTANCPENFRHRHLMLSAERARLDGHFTEAAELLDEAIDRAREEGFAQDEALANTLAGRLYSTLGRKRVAMLYLRAAREGYARWGAKSVVSALQEEFPDLQVVEPGLWDQAVTPTGDDFRGASLDLLSILKAAQSLSGEVALEQLLEKLMAVCLEVAGAQRGALALEEQGTLLLEAVGVVGEPMARLHVPLAGSEQVPESLLGHAYRTGDAVVLGDAVHQGRFVSDAYVAKHRVKSALVVPIRRHARTMGVLYLENNLATHAFTPDRVRVLQLLSSQMAISLENSLLFEERKRAEEAVRFLAESSVVLAESFDFEATLTRLARLSVSFLATVCSIDVVETSGGIRRLSTAHADPSFERVARELQESYTPHWDSSQPATQVLRTRQPLLIPVLTDEILERLCRDAHHVGLIRAMKARTLMAVPLIARGRMLGVITLVSSVPGRRYGPADLELAQDLARRAAIALDNARLYHESQEAIRLRDEFLSIAAHELYTPITALQLSVQGLARSEAPTRDAVQRTSRTTQAQTRRLAHLVDELLDVSRIQTGRLHLNLEPVDLGAVVRDVMEGLSDAIRRAQSELILRLAPDCTGRWDRVRLEQVVTNLMSNALKFGAGHPIEVRLSQREGRVSMDVIDQGIGIPAERLPHIFGRFERAVSSREYGGLGLGLYIVREIVAALGGQVRAESVLGEGSRFTVELPSEGPADAARHASAKAP from the coding sequence ATGCTGGAGCTGCCCGGCTATCAGGACGTGCGGAGAATCTATCGCGGTCACCGCTATGAGGTGTTCCGCGCCTGGGCGCCCGGGGGGGAGGCTCGGGTGCTCAAGGTCGTCCGGGAGGGGCCGCTCGCGGAGAGCAGTTCTGGCCTGCTGCGGCATGAGCACCTGATGTTGAGTGAGCTGCGCGACATCTCCGGCGTGGCGCGGGTGGTGGGTCTGGATGTGATCGCGGGCCTCCCGGCACTGATTCTCGACGACGCCGGGCCCCACGACTTGCGTGAGTGGCTGCGCCGCGGCGCGCTGGACGTGGACATCTTCCTGGAGCTGGCCATCGACCTGGCGATGTCGCTGGGCGCGCTGCACCGCCAGCATGTCATCCACCGGGATCTCAACCCCGCCAACCTGGTGGTGGCCCCGGGGGGCCGCCGCCTGGTGATGATCGACTTCGACCTGGCCACGCGGGTGCAGGGCCTGGTGCGCTGGGCGGGCATCCCGGGGGGCTTCGAGGGAACCCTGCGCTACATCGCCCCCGAGCAGACCGGGAGGATGAGCCGGAGGGTGGACCACCGCGCGGACCTGTATGCGCTGGGCGCCACGTTCTACGAGATGCTCACGGGGGAGCCGCCCTTCGTGTCGGCCGATGCCGCGGAGCTGGTGCACGCGCTCCTCGCGCAGCCGCCCGTGCCGCCCGTCGACAAGAACCCCAACCTCCCCGTCCTCCTCTCGGACGTGGTGCTGCGGCTGCTCGCGAAGGTGCCCGAGGAGCGCTACCAGAGCGCGGAGGCGCTGGCGGAGGACCTGCGGGAGATCCAGCGCCGCTGGCGAGGGCCTGGAACACCCATGGCCTTCGAGCTGGGCCGGTATGACCTGGCGCGCGAGCTGGGGCTGCCCGACCGGCTCTATGGCCGCGAGCGCGAGCGGGCCCTGGTCGACGCGGCGCTGACGCGGGCACGGGCGGGCGCGCGGGAGTGGGTGATGCTGGCGGGGGCCTCCGGGAGCGGCAAGACGTCGCTGGCCCTCTCGCTGCGCGAGCAGGTGGGGCCGGGCCGGTTCCTCAGCGGCAAGTCGCCCGAGCTCAAGGGGCAGACGCCGTATGCCTCGCTGGTGGAGGCGGTGCGCGGGCTGGTGGTGAGCGTGCTGGAGCAGCCGCCGGACGCAGTGGACGCGTGGCGGCAGCGGCTCCAGGCCGCGCTGGGCACGCAAGGGCGGGTGCTCACGGAGCTGGTGCCCGAGCTGGAGCGCCTCATCGGTGAGCAGCCGCCCATCGTCCCGCTGGGCCCTCGCGAGGCCGGCAGCCGCTTCCTGCTGGTGCTCCAGTCCTTCTTCCGGGACCTGGCCACCGCGGACGAGCCGCTGGTGGTGTTCCTGGATGACTTGCAGTGGGCGGACGCGGCCACGCTGGAGCTGCTCACCCGGCTGTCGACGGACGCGGAGCTGCACCACCTCCTGCTGCTGGGCGCCTATCGCCCGGGGGAGTGGGGCCCCTCGCATCCGCTGGCCCGCCTGCTGGCGTCGCTCTCCGATGCCGGTGACGGTCCGCGCAAGGTGGAGCTGTCCCCGCTGGACCTGCCCGCGCTGACGGCGCTCTGCTCGGACACGCTGCGGTGTGACGCGGAGCGGGCGCGTCCGCTGGCCAGCCTCGTGCTGGAGAAGACCGCGGGCAATCCCTTCTCCGTGGGCCACTTCCTGCGGCACCTGCACCGCACGGGGTTGCTCACGTACGACCTGGAGGAGGGCTCGTGGTCCTGGGACCTGGCGCGCATCGAACAAGCGGAGGTCACCGACAACGTCGTCGAGCTGATGCTGGACTCCATCCGCCAGCTCCCCGGGCGCACGCAGCGGCTGCTGACCGTGGCCGCGTGCATGCGAGGGCAGGTCGACCTCTGGCTCCTGGCCCGCGTCGTGGGCGCGCCCGTGGAGGACACGGCGGGGGCGCTGTGGAGCGCGGTGCGCGCGGGCCTGCTCGTGCCGGAGGGGCGAGGGCCTCGCTTCCAGCCGCCGCACCCGGAGCCGACGCCGGAGGGCCTCACGGTGCGCCAGGCCACGTACCGCTTCGCGCATGACCGGGTGAGGCACGCCGCCTACTCGCTCTTGTCGGAAGAGGAGCGCCAGTCCCTGCACCGCGCCCTGGGACGCCACCTCTGGGAGAGCGCCACGGGGGCGGAGGCCGAGCAGCGCGTGTGCGAGGTGGCCGACCACTTCCACCTGGGCGGCGACGTGGTGTCGTCCGCGCGCGAGCGCCAGTGGCTCTCCGAGCTCAACCAGCGCGCGGGGCGCAAGGTGCGGGATGCGTCCGCGTTCGAGGCCGCGCTGGCCTACCTCATGCGCGCGCGCTCGCTGTTGCCCGAGGACGCCTGGAGCACGCAGCCGCGGCTGATGATGCGCCTGCACCAGGACGCGGCCGAGTGCGCGCAGCTCACCGGAGACCGCCTGCTCTCCGAGCGCCTCATCGACACGGCGATGGCGCACGCGGTGTCGCCGCTCGACCGGGCGGACCTGTACGTGCTGCGGATGAACGCGAGCATCCTCGCCCGGGACCACACGGCCGCGCTCCAGCACGCCCGCGAGGGGTTGCGGCTCTTCGGTGTCGAGCTGCCGGTGGGGGATGCGACGAAGGCGTGGCAGGCGGAGCTTCCCCAGGTGGAGGCGCGGTGGAAGGCGTGCTCGGAGGAGGAGCTGCTGTCCCTGCCGCTCATGAGCCAGGAGTCGGACGTGGGCTGCATGCGCCTCTTGATGAACGCGGGCATCGCGGCGTGGTTCTCCGACCCGCCGATGTTCTCGTTCATCTACACGCGGATGCTGAGCCTGACGATGAAGTCCGGCAACAGCGTGTACTCCGCCTTCGCCTACGTGTGCTTCGGCCTCATCTCCGGCGAGGCCCGGCGCGACTACGCCGCGGGCCACCCCTTCGGCCACCTGGGCATGGAGCTGAGCCGCCGCATCGCCGACCCGCGGGAGGAGTGCCGCGTCCTGGCCGCGTTCCTCTTCTACATGCGGCACTGGCGCGAGCCGCTCCGCTCGGCGATTCCGCTGCTGCGCAGAGGCATCGCCGCGGGCCTGGAGAGCGGCGAGCCCCAGTACGTGGCGTATCTGCTGGCCAGCACCAGCTTCACGCGCCTGCGATTGGGCACGGAGCTGGACCGCGTCCACGCGGAGGTCGAGGCGGCGCTGGCCTTCGACCGCAAGAGCGGCCAGCGCGCCATGGCGGACCTCCAGCTCGCCGTGCGTCAGGCCGTCCGGTGTCTGCAAGGCCGCACCCGCGAGCGGCAGAGCTACGACGACGCCACCTTCGACACCTGCGCCTTCCTGGAGCAGGCGAAGAGCGACCCGACCATCCTGGGGCAGTACTTCATCCTGCGCCTCCAGACGTCCTATCTCCTGGGGGACCTGGCCGGAGCGCGGGAGATGCTGCGCGCGGCCGAGCCCCACCTGCGCTTCATGCCGTCGCTCTTCAACGTGACGGAGCACGCCTTCTTCGGCGCGCTGGTGCAGTCGGCGGGAGGGGACAGCGGCACGGAGGTGGAGCGGCGCGCACGCCGGGCCCAGGTCGAGGAGGCGTGGCTGCGCTTCCGACACTGGACGGCGAACTGTCCGGAGAACTTCCGCCATCGGCACCTGATGCTGTCCGCGGAGCGCGCGCGCTTGGATGGCCACTTCACGGAGGCCGCGGAGCTGCTGGACGAGGCCATCGACCGCGCGCGCGAGGAGGGCTTCGCGCAGGACGAGGCGCTCGCCAACACGCTCGCGGGCCGCCTCTACAGCACGCTGGGCCGCAAGCGCGTCGCCATGCTGTACCTGCGCGCGGCGAGGGAGGGCTATGCCCGCTGGGGCGCCAAGTCGGTGGTCTCCGCGCTCCAGGAGGAGTTCCCGGACCTCCAGGTCGTCGAGCCCGGCCTCTGGGACCAGGCCGTCACGCCGACGGGAGATGACTTCCGGGGCGCGTCGCTCGACCTCTTGAGCATCCTCAAGGCCGCGCAGTCCCTGTCCGGAGAGGTGGCGCTGGAGCAATTGCTGGAGAAGCTGATGGCGGTGTGCCTGGAGGTCGCGGGCGCGCAGCGGGGCGCGCTGGCGCTGGAGGAGCAAGGCACGTTGCTGCTGGAGGCCGTGGGCGTGGTGGGGGAGCCGATGGCCCGGCTGCACGTGCCGCTCGCGGGCTCCGAGCAGGTGCCGGAGTCGCTGCTCGGCCACGCGTACCGCACGGGAGACGCGGTGGTGCTGGGGGACGCCGTGCACCAGGGCCGCTTCGTGTCGGATGCCTACGTGGCGAAGCACCGGGTGAAGTCGGCGCTGGTGGTGCCCATCCGCCGGCACGCGCGCACCATGGGCGTGCTCTACCTGGAGAACAACCTGGCCACGCACGCCTTCACCCCGGACCGGGTGCGCGTGCTCCAGTTGTTGTCCTCGCAGATGGCCATCTCGCTGGAGAACAGCCTCCTCTTCGAGGAGCGCAAGCGCGCCGAGGAGGCCGTGCGGTTCCTCGCCGAGTCGAGCGTCGTGCTCGCGGAGTCCTTCGACTTCGAGGCCACGCTCACGCGCCTGGCGCGGCTGTCCGTGTCCTTCCTGGCCACGGTCTGCTCCATCGACGTGGTGGAGACCTCGGGGGGCATCCGCCGCCTCTCCACCGCGCACGCCGACCCCTCCTTCGAGCGAGTCGCCCGGGAGCTCCAGGAGTCATACACCCCCCACTGGGACTCCTCGCAGCCCGCCACCCAGGTGCTCCGCACCCGACAGCCCTTGCTGATTCCCGTGCTCACCGACGAAATCCTGGAGCGGCTGTGTCGCGATGCGCACCACGTCGGGCTCATCCGCGCGATGAAGGCACGCACGTTGATGGCGGTGCCGCTGATTGCGCGAGGCCGGATGCTGGGCGTCATCACGCTGGTCTCCTCGGTGCCGGGCCGGCGCTATGGCCCCGCGGACCTGGAGCTGGCGCAGGACCTGGCGCGCCGCGCGGCCATCGCCCTGGACAACGCGCGGCTGTACCACGAGTCCCAGGAGGCCATCCGGCTGCGCGATGAGTTCCTCTCCATCGCCGCGCACGAGCTCTACACGCCCATCACCGCGCTCCAGCTCTCCGTGCAGGGACTGGCCCGGAGCGAGGCGCCCACGCGGGACGCCGTGCAGCGCACGTCTCGGACGACGCAGGCGCAGACGCGAAGGCTGGCGCACCTCGTCGACGAGCTGCTGGATGTGTCGCGCATCCAGACGGGGCGGCTCCACCTGAACCTGGAGCCGGTGGACCTGGGGGCCGTGGTGCGGGACGTGATGGAGGGCCTGAGCGACGCCATCCGCCGCGCCCAGTCCGAGCTGATTCTCAGGCTGGCCCCGGACTGCACCGGCCGGTGGGACCGCGTGCGGCTGGAGCAGGTGGTGACGAACCTCATGTCCAACGCGCTCAAGTTCGGCGCGGGCCATCCCATCGAGGTGCGGCTCTCCCAACGGGAGGGGCGGGTGTCGATGGACGTCATCGACCAGGGCATCGGCATCCCCGCCGAGCGACTGCCCCACATCTTCGGCCGCTTCGAGCGCGCCGTCTCCTCCCGCGAATACGGAGGGCTGGGCCTGGGCCTCTACATCGTCCGGGAGATCGTCGCCGCGCTCGGAGGCCAGGTCCGCGCGGAGAGCGTGCTGGGCGAAGGCTCGCGCTTCACGGTGGAGCTCCCCAGCGAAGGCCCCGCGGACGCGGCCCGCCACGCCAGCGCCAAGGCGCCCTGA
- a CDS encoding tetratricopeptide repeat protein, which produces MSVEQALPTTLPERAIEVDVGVALPIAFGGLRKVLRACEDSAPSVVRAVADAHPSEWNRLFPGSMEGVADLGDLALSPSERRLHRESEQTYWILSVAARAIVETLRSTGRALVLHGAGECDLVSLRGMMRAAEWARLDGLKGTLLFTGWQMRRPHCATVFEARRREYLDSLSKRLRAPTAEGTCTRSSREVEPAVDLEGRYLRLVVDAAEERATRVAAAIHGIRSCFFTTNYEGALLAAEQGLRLMEGDPDARLASRVAQAWESLDTGFVTPAIEIDRSSLGDLEELKALFHRSIGVVQVFTGSHDEALASFAKGLECQVAPEMRARLHMFRALTMTKRLGELPQARAEVAAGLAALAQGTAEDRALQEGWLRNVGALTWFLERKLDKALVEEKQAMRCVGELHDASATHLKINLISNASYLQESARQFTDAINTWRRFEGISERWGVNFAKHHRYRLAGLEFAAGSHQDAIEHFQQAYVSAEALRDSFHRQVIAAELGRVFLDAGQMPSAVDWFARAEQHARDIGEPLMAAESLAGMGLAAERTDWAEPLRRALASSTWPKQTRALVDALARGDAAAIHALMPRPRTKLNRPFDSVSLY; this is translated from the coding sequence GTGTCCGTGGAGCAGGCCCTCCCCACCACGCTCCCCGAGCGGGCCATCGAGGTGGACGTGGGGGTGGCGCTGCCCATCGCCTTCGGTGGGTTGAGGAAGGTGCTGCGCGCTTGCGAGGACAGCGCCCCCAGCGTCGTGCGCGCCGTCGCGGATGCCCACCCGTCGGAGTGGAACCGGCTGTTTCCGGGCAGCATGGAGGGCGTCGCGGACCTGGGCGACCTGGCGCTCTCGCCCTCCGAGCGCAGGCTCCATCGTGAATCCGAACAGACGTACTGGATTCTCAGCGTGGCCGCGCGGGCCATCGTCGAGACGCTGCGCTCCACCGGGCGCGCGTTGGTGCTGCATGGCGCGGGCGAGTGCGACCTGGTCAGCCTGCGCGGGATGATGCGCGCGGCGGAGTGGGCGCGGTTGGATGGGCTGAAGGGGACGCTGCTGTTCACCGGCTGGCAGATGCGGCGGCCCCACTGCGCGACCGTCTTCGAGGCCCGGCGGCGCGAGTACCTGGACTCGCTGAGCAAGCGCCTGCGCGCGCCCACCGCGGAGGGCACGTGCACGCGGTCCTCGCGCGAGGTGGAGCCCGCCGTGGACCTGGAGGGGCGATACCTGCGGCTGGTGGTGGACGCGGCGGAGGAGCGAGCGACGCGCGTGGCCGCCGCCATCCACGGCATCCGGAGCTGCTTCTTCACCACCAACTACGAGGGAGCGCTGCTGGCCGCGGAGCAAGGGCTGCGGCTCATGGAGGGAGACCCGGACGCACGCCTCGCCTCGCGCGTGGCCCAGGCCTGGGAGTCGTTGGACACGGGCTTCGTCACCCCGGCCATTGAAATCGACCGGAGCAGCCTGGGTGACCTGGAGGAGCTCAAGGCGCTGTTCCACCGGAGCATCGGCGTGGTGCAGGTCTTCACCGGCTCCCACGACGAGGCCCTGGCCTCGTTCGCCAAGGGCCTGGAGTGCCAGGTCGCTCCGGAGATGCGGGCACGGCTGCACATGTTCCGCGCGCTGACGATGACCAAGCGCCTGGGCGAGCTGCCCCAGGCCCGCGCCGAGGTGGCCGCGGGGCTGGCCGCGCTGGCGCAAGGCACCGCGGAAGACCGCGCGCTCCAGGAGGGCTGGCTGCGCAACGTCGGCGCGCTGACGTGGTTCCTCGAGCGCAAGCTGGACAAGGCGCTGGTGGAGGAGAAGCAGGCCATGCGCTGCGTGGGCGAGCTGCACGACGCCAGCGCCACGCACTTGAAGATCAACCTCATCTCCAACGCCAGCTATCTCCAGGAGTCGGCGCGGCAGTTCACCGACGCCATCAACACGTGGCGGCGCTTCGAGGGCATCAGCGAGCGCTGGGGCGTCAACTTCGCCAAGCACCACCGCTACCGCCTGGCGGGGCTGGAGTTCGCCGCGGGCTCGCACCAGGACGCCATCGAGCACTTCCAGCAGGCCTACGTCAGCGCGGAGGCCCTGCGCGACTCCTTCCATCGTCAGGTCATCGCGGCGGAGCTGGGGCGCGTGTTCCTGGACGCGGGCCAGATGCCGTCCGCCGTGGACTGGTTCGCGCGCGCCGAGCAGCACGCACGCGACATCGGCGAGCCCTTGATGGCCGCGGAGAGCCTGGCTGGGATGGGCCTCGCCGCCGAGCGGACCGACTGGGCGGAGCCCCTGCGCCGGGCCCTGGCCAGCTCCACCTGGCCCAAGCAGACCCGGGCCCTGGTGGATGCCCTGGCCCGAGGCGACGCGGCGGCCATCCACGCCCTCATGCCGCGTCCCCGGACGAAGCTCAATCGCCCGTTCGACTCGGTCAGCCTCTACTAG
- a CDS encoding NAD(P)/FAD-dependent oxidoreductase — protein MSTGLDVLVLGAGVVGLSAARRLCATGARVTVLDAVDPGGRGSRAAAGVAIPSVRLYDDPVMLEFSRAGRAALTDDLGSLPEGALLRRGQGILRIVADAKGQEALARRASGFPEELGTWVDAARLVELEPALEGTPLLGAFESARGHMVDTEGYVNALLGAAARAGVRLRLGESARSVEETAHGLEVRTDREVLRADQLVVSAGPWSSTLAGLPALPLKPVRGQMLVVHQPGVSLSRVVSGPTYLAPWRAGEIVVGATEEEAGFVENVTPAGLLHLSATVAKLAPRLREARFVRAWAGLRSVTPDGRPYVGLFPGLRRTFVATGLGGQGILTGAHTAQALVELMAWGRGELAAPFSPARMASRPPVGE, from the coding sequence ATGAGCACCGGCTTGGACGTCCTGGTCCTGGGCGCGGGGGTCGTGGGCCTGTCCGCCGCGAGGCGCCTTTGCGCGACGGGTGCTCGCGTCACGGTGCTGGACGCGGTGGACCCTGGAGGGCGCGGCTCGCGCGCGGCGGCGGGGGTGGCCATCCCCTCGGTCCGCCTCTATGACGACCCGGTGATGCTCGAGTTCTCCCGTGCGGGGCGGGCGGCCCTGACGGACGACCTGGGCTCGCTGCCCGAAGGCGCGTTGCTGCGGCGAGGGCAGGGCATCCTCCGCATCGTCGCCGACGCGAAGGGGCAGGAGGCCCTGGCCCGCAGGGCGAGCGGCTTCCCGGAGGAATTGGGCACCTGGGTGGATGCCGCGCGGCTGGTGGAGCTGGAGCCCGCGCTGGAGGGGACGCCGCTGCTGGGCGCCTTCGAGTCGGCGCGGGGCCACATGGTGGACACGGAGGGCTACGTCAACGCGCTCCTGGGCGCCGCGGCGCGCGCGGGTGTCCGCTTGCGACTGGGTGAGTCCGCCCGCTCCGTGGAGGAGACGGCGCACGGCCTCGAGGTGCGCACGGACCGCGAGGTGCTGCGCGCCGACCAGCTCGTCGTGAGCGCGGGGCCGTGGTCCTCCACGCTCGCGGGGCTGCCCGCGCTGCCGCTCAAGCCGGTGCGGGGACAGATGCTCGTGGTGCACCAGCCCGGCGTGTCCCTGTCGCGAGTCGTCTCCGGCCCCACGTACCTGGCGCCGTGGCGCGCGGGCGAAATCGTCGTGGGAGCCACCGAGGAGGAGGCGGGCTTCGTGGAGAACGTGACGCCCGCGGGCCTGCTGCACTTGAGCGCCACGGTGGCGAAGCTCGCGCCGCGTCTGCGCGAGGCGCGCTTCGTGCGCGCGTGGGCGGGGCTGCGCTCGGTGACGCCGGATGGCCGTCCCTACGTGGGGCTCTTCCCGGGGCTGCGGCGCACCTTCGTCGCGACGGGGCTGGGAGGGCAGGGCATCCTCACGGGCGCTCACACGGCCCAGGCGCTGGTGGAGCTGATGGCGTGGGGGAGGGGAGAGCTCGCCGCGCCCTTCTCGCCCGCGCGGATGGCGTCGCGACCGCCTGTGGGTGAATAG
- a CDS encoding lantibiotic dehydratase yields MSERWTLGDVFVLRHAGFPFDWLESLGVSDAVVEEARQLLVEERALVDAVRAHGDDSGSQALQDALERGLRPALKPRHDPALRDSLERYLARRESLQARYAQERADLRPRLRERAADPAIQEAVFLSSPAMFDNVWARYLRGDARKDTSDARRVERQVYTYLQRFCAKNETTSFFGPISYGERTEEDGFDVRTVPSGDTRRRTFFSFWAVTELARAVGRERSVRAHLPLRLNPLFTVTPGRAACEALKLEVPLSESAERLLAVLKEHPTPTAAAKVLGGAVEDVERSALPLVKGALLLWGLPFRPNDFTTFESVRDAVAALPPELEARTRWLERLDTLARLKAEFESADLSRRRVLLLELESHFTQATGKPARRGDGQVYADRLILYEEASSPFRLRFGRRFTEELEAALTGPLELSAAYGEKVQRGFREQVRDALGSDERPLDLLDYAVRLRPDQVSGSRFSPVPPVLLDEDAARHRALPWDFLGTSTPGGRYALPDVCLAAKQDGSGFEVMLARVHHHLLLRSWLSAFFPSKERYSAVASRWLEADPAARGLVGLSIRRRNKGFYVFPGRRLVYSVSDVLDVEEGALTPSDVKVVPTPQGPRLVDGHGERLHLYLPLDDFSSYPPFAALAHPQVLHAPLRTKGSHLPRLSVGGAVYQRERWELSSARLAKATGFDLFLAAQRERNERGWPRFVFLRSSKERKPYLIDTSSPFALDLLSHLSREAERLSVEEMYPAPEQLWLQDARGRYTCELRMQLTRWTAVSPQVFQGKAL; encoded by the coding sequence ATGAGCGAACGCTGGACCTTGGGGGACGTGTTCGTGCTCCGGCACGCGGGCTTCCCCTTCGATTGGCTGGAGTCGCTCGGGGTGTCCGACGCGGTGGTGGAGGAGGCGAGGCAGTTGCTCGTCGAGGAGCGCGCGTTGGTGGACGCGGTGCGCGCACACGGTGACGACTCGGGGAGCCAGGCACTCCAGGACGCGCTGGAGCGAGGGCTTCGTCCCGCGCTGAAGCCCCGGCATGACCCGGCCCTTCGTGACTCCCTCGAGCGCTACCTCGCGAGGCGCGAGTCCCTCCAGGCGCGCTACGCCCAGGAGCGGGCAGACCTCCGCCCCCGGTTGCGCGAGCGCGCGGCGGACCCGGCCATCCAGGAGGCCGTGTTCCTCTCCAGCCCGGCGATGTTCGACAACGTCTGGGCCCGCTACCTGCGCGGAGACGCGCGCAAGGACACCTCCGATGCGCGCAGGGTGGAGCGGCAGGTCTACACGTACCTGCAGCGCTTCTGCGCGAAGAACGAGACGACCAGCTTCTTCGGCCCCATCTCCTACGGCGAGCGCACGGAGGAGGACGGCTTCGACGTGCGCACGGTGCCCAGCGGCGACACGCGCCGCCGCACCTTCTTCTCCTTCTGGGCGGTGACGGAGCTGGCGCGCGCGGTGGGGCGTGAGCGCTCGGTCCGTGCGCACCTGCCGCTGCGGCTCAATCCGCTCTTCACCGTGACGCCCGGCCGCGCCGCGTGCGAAGCGCTGAAGCTGGAGGTGCCCCTGTCGGAGTCCGCGGAGCGGCTCCTCGCCGTGCTGAAGGAACACCCCACGCCCACCGCCGCGGCGAAGGTGCTGGGGGGCGCGGTGGAGGACGTGGAGCGAAGCGCACTGCCGCTGGTGAAGGGCGCGCTGCTGCTCTGGGGCCTGCCCTTCCGCCCCAATGACTTCACCACCTTCGAGAGCGTGCGCGACGCCGTGGCCGCGCTGCCGCCGGAGCTGGAGGCGCGAACGCGGTGGCTGGAGCGGTTGGACACGCTCGCGAGGCTGAAGGCCGAGTTCGAGTCGGCGGACCTGTCGCGCCGTCGGGTGTTGTTGCTGGAGCTGGAGTCACACTTCACACAAGCCACGGGCAAGCCCGCGCGGCGCGGTGACGGGCAGGTCTACGCGGACCGGCTCATCCTCTACGAAGAGGCCAGCTCTCCGTTCCGCCTTCGCTTCGGGCGTCGCTTCACCGAGGAACTCGAGGCCGCGCTGACGGGCCCGCTCGAGCTGTCGGCCGCCTATGGCGAGAAGGTCCAGCGAGGCTTCCGCGAGCAGGTGCGCGACGCACTGGGCTCGGACGAGCGGCCGCTGGACTTGCTGGACTACGCGGTGCGCCTGCGACCGGACCAGGTCTCCGGAAGCCGGTTCTCTCCCGTGCCGCCCGTGCTCCTGGATGAGGACGCCGCGCGCCACCGCGCCTTGCCCTGGGACTTCCTGGGCACGTCCACGCCGGGAGGCCGGTACGCGCTGCCGGATGTCTGCCTCGCCGCGAAGCAAGATGGCTCCGGCTTCGAGGTGATGCTGGCACGCGTGCACCACCACCTGCTGCTGCGAAGCTGGCTGAGCGCCTTCTTCCCGTCGAAGGAGCGCTACTCCGCGGTGGCCTCGCGTTGGCTGGAGGCGGACCCCGCGGCGCGAGGACTCGTCGGCCTGTCCATCCGCCGCCGCAACAAGGGCTTCTACGTCTTCCCGGGCAGGCGACTCGTCTACTCGGTGTCCGACGTGCTCGACGTGGAGGAGGGCGCCCTCACTCCCTCGGACGTGAAGGTGGTGCCCACGCCCCAGGGCCCGCGGCTGGTGGATGGCCACGGCGAGCGGCTCCACCTGTACCTGCCGCTGGACGACTTCTCGTCCTATCCGCCCTTCGCCGCGCTGGCGCATCCCCAGGTGCTGCATGCCCCGCTGCGCACGAAGGGCAGTCACCTGCCTCGGTTGAGCGTGGGCGGCGCGGTGTACCAGCGTGAGCGCTGGGAGCTGTCGTCGGCGCGGCTGGCGAAGGCCACGGGGTTCGACTTGTTCCTCGCCGCGCAGCGCGAGCGGAACGAGCGAGGCTGGCCTCGGTTCGTCTTCCTGCGCAGCTCGAAGGAGCGCAAGCCCTACCTCATCGACACCTCGAGCCCCTTCGCGCTGGACCTGCTCTCCCACCTGTCGCGCGAGGCCGAGCGCCTGTCCGTGGAGGAGATGTACCCGGCCCCCGAGCAGCTCTGGCTCCAGGACGCCCGAGGCCGCTACACCTGCGAGCTGCGCATGCAGCTCACCCGCTGGACTGCGGTTTCCCCTCAGGTCTTCCAGGGAAAGGCGCTTTGA